From the Methanobacterium sp. BAmetb5 genome, the window GGCAGCTTTTTTAACAGACAGGTCGCCCATCATTACCTGGGCCGCTGTTAGGTCCTGGTAGGCTTCTTGCAGTTTCACGGTGACTTCGTCCCGGGATCCCTTAACCCGTTCCAGGATGTTGAAAAACTCCATAATCAGGGCATTCCTTTTCTCCTTGAGGAGACTGTGCCCTTTAACTGCGAGTTTTTCCCGTTGTTTTAGTTTTAGAAGTTCCATCCGTGTTGGATTGATGCCTTCTATCATTTCTTGTGCCATTTTATCCCTCGTTTTCCTTCCTAAAAAATAGGAAGGGGGTTATTTATGGTCAGGGTGATATTTGGGTATGTGTTCGGCCCGTACCCTTTTAAGTTCTGCTTCGGGTAGTAAGCTCATTAACTCCCAACCTAAGTCCAGGGTTTCCTGAATGGACCGGTCTTCGTCCCTGTTCTGAGTGATGAATTTGCCTTCAAAGTCATCGGCAAAGGCCAGGAATTTACGGTCACGTTCGGTTAGAGCTTCTTCACCTACCACAGCCATCAGGTCACGAAGGTCACGTCCTTCGGCATATGCAGAGTAAAGCTGGTCAGACACACCACTGTGATCTTCACGGGTCTGTCCTTCACCAATTCCACCACTCATCAGTCGTGATAGTGATGGTAACACATCTACTGGTGGGTAAATACCTTTACGGTGCAGTTCACGGCTTAATACTATCTGTCCTTCCGTGATGTAACCAGTTAAATCTGGAATAGGGTGGGTGATATCGTCCTGAGGCATCACCAGGATAGGTACCTGGGTGATGGAACCTTCTTTACCCACGATACGGCCTGCTCTTTCGTACAGGCTGGAAAGGTCAGTGTACATGTAACCAGGGTAACCCCTACGTCCAGGGACCTCGTCACGTGCTGCGGAAATTTCCCTTAAAGCTTCGGCGTAGTTGGTCATGTCGGTTAGTATAACCAGTACGTGCATGTTATGTTCGAAGGCGAAGTACTCGGCGGTGGTTAGTGCCATACGGGGGGTGATGATCCTTTCAATGGCTGGGTCGTCAGCCAGGTTCATGAACACGGTTACCCGTTCTAAGGCTCCGGTTCGCTCAAAGTCACGCATGAAGTAGTTTGCTTCTTCGTGGGTGATACCCATGGCGGCGAATATTACTGCGAACTCTGATTCTTCAGCCAGCACTTTAGCCTGTCTGGCGATCTGGGCGGCCAGTTCGTTGTGTGGTAAACCGGATCCCGAGAAGATAGGTAGTTTTTGTCCACGCACCAGGGTGTTCATTCCGTCTATGGTGGAAATACCGGTCTGGATGAATTCTGCTGGGAATTCTCTGGCGGAAGGGTTCATTGGGCTTCCGTTGATGTCGAGTTCTTTTTCAGGGATGATTTCAGGTCCACCGTCTATGGGTTTTCCAGTACCACTGAATATTCGTCCTAGCATGTCCAGTGAAACACCGATTTTGGCAGTTTCTCCGGTGAATCGTACTTTGGTGGTGGCGGTGTTGAGGTCTCTGGTACCTTCGAAAACCTGAACCACAGCAACGTCTTCTTTAACTTCCAGGACCTGTCCTCTTCTCATGTCACCGTTGGGTGTTTCAATGTCCACTATTTCATTGAAGGCAACGCCTTCCACGCCTTCTACAATCATAAGGGGACCGGCCACTTCTCTGACTGTGGTATATTCTCTGGTTTTGATATTGGCGTTCATTTTCACACCTCACTAGTCTGTTTAACTATTTTATCCTGGATATCCTTGATGGCAGCGTCAAATTCATCTTCAGGGATGAACTTCATCCTACCGATTTCTTCCTTGACAGGTAAATCAGTTAGATCAGCGGCGGCTGCTCCACGTTCCAAGGCGGCAGTAGCCTGTTCCTGGAAGAGGATAATAGTTTTCAGTAACTGGTACTGTTTGGTTGGGGAACAGTAGGTGTCCACTTCGTGGTAGGCGTTCTGTTGCAGGAAGTCTTCCCTGATCATTCGGGTACTTTCCAGGGTGATCCTTTCCCGGTCAGGTAGGGCGTCTGGTCCTACCAGTTGCACGATTTCCTGAAGTTCAGATTCTTTCTGTAAGAGGGCCATGGCTTCGTCCCTGGATGCTCTCCAGTCTGCGCCCACAGTTTTCTCCCACCAGGTTTCTACACTGTCCACGTATAATGAGTAGCTCTGAAGCCAGTCTATGGATGGGAAGTGACGTTTATCAGCCAGTGATGCGTCCAGTGCCCAGAACACTTTACATATACGCAGGGTGTTCTGTGTAACTGGCTCGGACAGGTCACCACCAGGTGGTGATACTGCACCGACTACACTGACTGATGCAACTTTACTTTCAGTTCCCACGGTGTTAACTCGGCCGGCTCGTTCGTAGAACTGTGCCAGACGTGATGCCAGGTAGGCAGGGTATCCTTCTTCACCAGGCATTTCTTCCAGTCGTCCGGAGATTTCCCTCATGGCCTCGGCCCACCGGGAGGTGGAGTCGGCCATTAGAGCTACGTCGTATCCCTGGTCACGGAAGTACTCGGCTATGGTTATACCGGTGTACACACAGGCTTCCCTGGCTGCCACTGGCATGTTGGATGTGTTAGCAATAAGCACGGTTCGATCCATTAAGGGTTTACCGGTTTTAGGGTCTTCGAGTTCTGGGAATTCTTTTAGAACCTCAGTCATCTCGTTACCCCTTTCACCGCATCCTACGTAGACGATAATGTCTGCATCGGCCCATTTAGCCAGCTGTTGCTGGGTAACGGTTTTACCGGATCCGAATGGTCCGGGAATAGCTGCGGTTCCACCTTTAGCCACAGGGAAAAAGGTGTCCTGTGCTCGTTGACCGGTTACCAGTGGTATGTCTGGGTCCAGTTTGTCCTTGTAAGGTCGACCAACCCTGACTGGCCATTTCTGCATCATCTGCACTTTAACTGGGCCTTTAGGGGTTTCCACTTCGGCAATGTCTTCTACCACAGTGTACTGGCCTTCACCAACAATACTCTTTAAGGTACCGCTGACCCTTGGGGGGACCATTATTTTCTGGACAACAGCAGAGGTTTCCTGTACTTCACCCAGGATGTCTCCACCTTTAACTTCGCTTCCAGCTTTGGCTATGGGTTTAAAGGTCCATTTTTTGTCTTTAGGTAGTGCGGGTACATCCACACCCCTTTCAATGTAGTCTCCCACTGAGAGCTTGATGGTTTCCAGGGGCCTCTGTATACCGTCAAAGATGGAACCGATAATTCCTGGTCCTAGTTCTACGGATAGTGGTCCTCCTGTACTTTCCACTGCTTCTCCGGGTTTCATACCTGCTGTTTCTTCGTAAACCTGGATGGTTGCGGTGTCGCCTTCAAGTTCGATGATCTCACCGATGAGCTTGTCGTCACCTACTTTTACCATCTCGTACATCTGGGTCCCTCTCATACCGTCTGCGGTAATTACCGGACCCGCTATCTTTATTATCTTTCCTTCGGCAGTCATTCTACCATCTCAACCCCGATTACTCGTTTAATAAGCTCTCTGATTGGGTCTGATTCCCGTTCTACTGAGCCTTCTTTATCTGGAATTTCAATTATCATGGGCAGTGCACTTTCACTGCTTATTTTATCTATTGTTTCTCGGATGTTGTCTCCAATTTTTTCAGTGGTTATTATAATGGAGTACTCCTTGGCCAGTTCTTTTAATTTGGCTTCTGCTTCCTCAGTTTCCACAGGAAACCCATCTTTGATACCGCCTAACATAAAACCGGTTACAGTGTCCGGATCGGCCATTACTGCTATTTTTGAACTCATACTAACATCTCCTTGATCATAGCAGGGGTGTATCCTTCCTCACGTTTACCACGGACAATGATCTTCAGGTTTTTGATTTCTTTTTCCTTTTTGCTCAAAAAGCCAATCATAGGTCCGATTCCGAACTGGTTCTTTAAAGCTATCTTTTTAGCAGTTTCATCCACGTGATTATCCAGTGCACTTTCAAAAGCCCCTATGGAGCCAGTTTCATTGTAGGTGGCCATGGCTTCAGCCAGGATAGGAGCGTAATCTGTTCCTTCCAGGCCACTTATTACACCAGCAACATCTTCTGCTTCCATGAGATCCTTCAGTTTCCATTCTCTTATCTGGTAACCGTCACTGATCATGTATGGTTCGATATCCTCGAATTTCAGCCCATCCACTTTGGCCCTTAAGATGATTTTAAGGTTAGTTCCATCCACCATGTTTCCCACGTAGTTTTTGAGGTAGGATGTGTTATCATCTTCAGGAGTACTCACGGTTCGAAGAAGGTTTTCCAGGAGATATTTGTCCAGTGAAGCTTCTAGTGGTAGTAGCATTCCTGTTTCCTGGTAAGTGGGAATAGAATCTTCAAGGAGAGGGGTGTATTCTGTTCCTTCCAGGGCACTTAACACTTCATTTATGCTGTCTGCGTCGATTAATGTGTCCAGTTTATCGGCCAGATCACCAAATGGAACTACCAGGTCCATGGTCTCTTCAGGACTTAAACCTGCTTCCTTGGCAATTATTATGCTTTTAATGTTTTTGATGTCCCATTTCTTCAGGAGAAACTTGAAAGCATCTCGGCTGTTCTCAGGGGTTATTCTAGCTACTAGGTCGTAGTTTTCAGCAAGCTGGGCATCCAGAGCTTTTTCCAGGGGGTACTGATCAATGTATTTTGCGAAATCTGGGAATCCTCTCAGATAGTTTTTCACTTCTTCAATGTTTCCCGCTTCAATGATTTCCTGGAACTGTTTTTCAGTGAATATTCTTCCTATTCTAGCCCTTACCCGTGCATTAGGGTAAGTATAAGGGAACATTCCCAGAACAGGCCTTATAGTTGATATAACTACAATTGCTCCGAAAACTGCTATTACTAGAATTACTGCCGCTAAAAAAGCTTCAATAGAGGGGAATCCCAGTCCGGTGACTAATGAAGTAATGTCCTCTACCATATGAAATCTCCCCTATTTATTTGAACAGTATCCCGGCAACTTCAGATCTTAGAGATTTTTTAAATCTTAACATCCTTGCTTCGATGGTGTTGTTAACTTCTATTTCACCATTTTTGGTTTTCAAAATTGCTCCTCCAATGGTGTTGATGTTTTCGCCCATCTCCAGTTTAGTGGGTTTTCCTGTTTTATCGCTGATACTTTTTTCAATGGATGGTAGGGAACTTTTTATTTTAGCCACATCGCTTTCTTTAACGAGGACTACCATGTCGCCTCCCCTAATTTCTGTACCAGCTTCGATGATTACTTTTTCAAGTGATGTCTTGTATTCAGACGCATCTGAAGAAGCTAATTCTTTAAGCTTTTCTTCTGCTTTGTTGAATGCTTCTTCTATTACTTCTTCTCGAGCCTCAAGTTCCATTCTCCTGGAGTTCATCTTAGCTTCTGAGATGATCTGCTGATATCTCATTTGTGACTGTTTTTCAGCATTTTCTAAGATTTTTTCTTTTTCGGCAACTGCTTGTGCTTCGCCTTCTGAGAGAATGGATTCTTTTTCCTTTTCAGCTTCAGCTAATATGGATTCTGCTTTTATCTGAGCATCAGACATTATACTTGAGACTATTTTCTCTGTCCCGGCACTCATCTTATCATCCTGCCAGAATTCCACCGAATACCATGAGGAGTATAGCAATCAGGAATCCGTAGATAGCCTGGGTTTCGGGTAGTGCAGTGAATATGATACCTCGGGCAAACATGTCTTCATTTTCAACTACTGCTCCTACTGCTGAGGATGCAGTAATACCTTGACCCATACCTGAACCGAGACCGGCGAATCCTATTGCAGCTCCAGCACCTATTGCTACCAGACCTAATGATGCGGGTAATGCTTTGTTGGCCATAATGGTAAATACCATGAGGAGTATAGCAATCAGGAATCCGTAGATAGCCTGGGTTTCGGGTAGTGCAGTGAATATGATACCTCGGGCAAACATGTCTTCATCTTCGGCCACAGCACCTACACTTCCTGCTGCTGCTATTCCCTGACCTAAACCTGATCCTAATCCTGCAAAACCGACGGCTAATCCTGCGCCGATTGCTGCTAATGCTGTTCCTAAAGCGACTTCTACCATGTTATTTTCCTCCTATGTTAGTAAACTTTCTTTTGGCGCGGAAAGCCTTGAATTTCTGACTTCCGCCAATGTAAAACTGAGCGAAAAACTCAACATAATGCAAACGCAGTGCGTTTATGAATGCTCCTAATGTCTGGAAGGCCAGGTTTGCAATCTGTCCTCCAACAAAGACTATAGGGGCAATAACTATTCCAATCAATGGGATCATTTCCGCACAAATTCCAGTTAGAATGTTCACGGTCATGGCTATCCCACCGGTGGAAAGACACAGTGCCAGGAGCCTGGCGTATGATAAAACATTACCCAGGAAACCGGACACATCCATAATTCCAAACATACCGTTGAAATACACCAGCATGATTAAGCTTAATACCAGGACGCCTATTCCGGCGTACATCAGTATTCCACCTCCCAATAAGAGGTAGCCTAATGCCAGTAATACTACACCTGCTTCCAGGATGAACCACACAATTTGGGCTCCTAAAGCTTCTTTGATGTCCCCACGGACTATGTTGTTGTAGGCTCCAATGGCTAAACCCAGGTTCAGGTGTAGAACACCCACCAGTATGGCGATTATAAGAATGTTTTCTGGGTGTGCAAAGGAGTTTATGGATGGTATGGTGGTTGGCAGAGCCATAGCTGTATCTCCCCAGATAAAGCGGGGTATAAAGTCTCCAATGAAACTATTGGTTGCCAGTCCTAGTATTAAAGCCCATACTCCACAGGCAATCATTATTAGTCCCATGTTGGCCATGGTTTTGCTGTTTTTACCCAGACCCCGGAATATAATGTAACCAATGAGGGCATCGGCTATACCATAACCTGCTTCGGTAAGACAGAAACCGAAGAAAAATGGAAAGACAATGGCCATGAGTATGGTGGGGTCAACTTCCCGGTAATTGGGGGGAGAATACATGTGCACAAACATTTCGTAGGGTTTGGCGAATTTGGGGTTGTCCAGTTGAACTGGAATTTCGTCCTTTTCCACATCAGGGTCAGTTACATCTACAATGGAATGACCTTCAGTTGAATTGTCAATGGTTAAAAGGGCGTTTTTGAGTTTTTTCTCTGGAACCCATCCTTCAAACAAAACAGTTTTTTCAGTTTCACCAAAGGAAGAAAAGACTTCGTTACGTTGTTTTTCGATTTCTAACTCTTCTTTAAGAGCTCGGAGTTCTTCAAACCATTCAGCAGATATATCTGCCAGTTGGTTTAAGATAGATTCTTTTTCATGGGCTATTGATTCCAGTTCAGACTGTGATTTCCCGATTAGTTCATCGGGTTTACCACTTAGCCCTGAAAATTCAAATCTTTCAAACTCCATTTTACGTAACTGACTTAAAACTTCTTCAGCGTGTTTATTAACCGTTACAACGACCAGTATTTTGAATCCTTTGGATTCGCTATCCTGATCAAAAACTACAATTTCGTCAGTTAAATCCTTCAGATTACCCATGAACTTATCATAGGATTCTAAGGATAGTTTTCCTGCAATAACAGAGACATAATCAGATTCTTCCAGAAGACCGAGATCTACATTAAAATTAGAAAGATTACGAGCAACTCTAAGGGCATTTTCCAGTTCGGTTTTCCTAGAGTCAAGCTGGTTAATTTTTTCTTCCAGGGGTTTGGTTTTGGATTCAACTTCCCCCAGTATTTTTTCGGCCTTTTGAATTAATTCTTGGGTGTCCAGGGCTTCTACTTCTACTTTTTTAATTGGTGGGGGGTTTATGAAACCCTTGACCAAGGGTAAAATTCCCTTCTCTTTTCTGGACATTGATTTTAGAAAATCAACAGTTCCCGACGTTTTCATCAAAAGGGAAGAAATTTTACCGGTAAAAGGAGAGGTGCTGGATGGTTTCAGGATCTGTCTCCATTCTGCGTCCTGTTGTATTCGCTCGGATATATCTTCAATCTGGACCAAGCCTGCTTCGTGAAGTGAACTCACTGCCGAATCAGCGTACTTGTCCAAGGTGATTATCCTGAGCTTTTTCATCCTTGCCGGCTTGAACATGGTACTCACACTATAATATACTTTTTACAATGACTTCAGCAGCCTCATCAACCATACCGGTAGCTTTTGTTTTTGTTACTTCTACTTTTTCAGTTGTTTGATTAGTTATTTGGTATGCTTCCTTTTTGGCTTTAGTTTCGGCTTCAAAAGTGATCTTCTCAGCATCACTGTTGGCCTCTTCTTTGGCCTTTTCTATGGTTTCTTTTGATTTGGATTTGGCTTCTTGGATCATTTCAGAAGACTTGGCTTTTGTGTCCTCTATTAGTTTATAGGCATCACTTTCAGCCTTCTTTATTGTTGTTATTGCTTCTGATATCGTTGTCATTTAAATCACCCTAATATGACCATGATAAACGGAGTTCTATTGAGGCTTATATTTATCTTTTGCTATTTAATTTTTTGAGTATGAAAAAGAGGAGAGGAGTTATTTAGAAATATTAAGTTCGTTCCGGTCACTATCAACATTTCTGGATTCCAGACCATTGTAATAAATATCTTCAACCTCAACAAACTTTCTAAAAGAATTTTCAACAGAGTTTTCTTCATTAATATGAGAAACAAGTGCTGGAACTCTTCCTATTGTAAAAATACCCGTTCCTAATTTCCAGTCAAAGCCCATATCTGACAGTATCCCGGCATTGGCTCCATCAATGTTCATGTGAATGCCCTTCATTTCCAGGAGTAATTTTTCAATGGAAACAATTAGTTCGGTGTGAATTCCAAAACAACCATATTTTTTGGCTACTTTGATAAGTTTGGCTGGTCTGGGGTCTTTATGATGGAAACGGTGCCCAAATCCGGGTATTTTTTTACCCTTCTTCAGGAAGTGTTCCACCACCATTAACGCTGAATTTTTCAACTCCTCACTGGAAGAAGGAGGACCATTGGAACCAACGCCTTCCTTAACCACGTGTTGCACAATACGCATGGACCGTTCCAGAGCTCCAGCATGGTATTTGCCAAAGGAGGACACTCCTCCTGCAACACAGGTGTTCATGGGGGCACCAGTGGAGGCCATGATCCGGGCCACCTGGGTACTGGGGGGAGTTACCCCGTGATCACAGAAGGAAACTAAGACTGCTTCCATCATCTTCGCCTCTTTTTCCGGGGGAAGTTCACCCTTTAAGAGTAAATATACCATTTCTGAAAAGGAAATATTCCCTATTAAATCTTCCTGGGGATATCCCCTGGTAGTTATACGGTCCGGTTCCACCTTGGTGATGGAGGTTCTCCACTTGGGCTTGGTAAGTTTAAGTAAATTTTCCACAGTCTCTCTTCCAATTGCCATTATTCCTCACTCCAGTACATCTTGTGAAATATAAATCGATGATTTCCTTGGCTCAACACAGCAGCAGGGACGCATACAAACAATTCGCACTCCACTGGCCCTTTGAGGTCCAATTTTAACCATGCTCCCCAGTGCAGTGACCGAACCCCCCAGAACAAGGGCCCCCACATTGGTACTGTTCAATGAATCAGTTATCTTCTTTTCAATTGATGATTGATGATGGAGGTTGCTGTACGCCATTGCCTTAAGCATCAGTGATGAAGCTTCAAAGTGGGTTCTACCAACGCCCAGTGCCGGAATACATGGTGTACACCCCAACTTAGGAATCTCTGATCTCATCCATGTAAGCGCTTCCTTAAAAAGGTTTCCATGATCCCGCTGGTGAAAAACACGATAAGTGTGACTCCTTATCTCTGGACCCCCACCTAACATCAGTACATGGATTTTAAGGCCCTTATCATTCATTTTATCCACCAAAATCGATGGAGGTATTACCTTTCCCGGATCACTGGCCAGTCCCCTGCTTTGTTCAATACGTTCGATATCATCCCCACAAACCGCCATTGGTCGTCCGGGGAGTTTTCTAAGGCCATCTTCCACACCCTCTTCTATTTGGTGGAATAAGTCTGGTTTAAATGGTGTTTCAGGTCCTAATTCAACTAGTACATGGGGAATACCAGTGTCATCGCACAGGGGGACTTTATTACTCCGGGCAATCCTGGCGTTTTCCAGGAGTAACTCCAGAACCCAGCGGGCATTATCATTTACCTCCCTCTGAATAGCCTTCTGGTAGGCATGGATCTGATCCTCCCTAAAAGTTGTGCTGGCTTCTATTACTGCATTTTTGACCAAGTCTCTGATATTTATGGGCATAAACGTCTCCTAACCGGTAATCAATTAAATACTAACTGGAAAGTGGGATTTTAACATTGGAGTGAGATTTAACCAGTGGATATGATGTTAATCTTTTTTTATGGATTGGATTCAACTGAATCTTACTTCAGTGAAGGTATGGCCAGATCTGCTGCTCCCGGGGAAGAAATGATTGCTTCGGGGTAAAAACGGTTGACCATGCTCTGCACCAGTAAAACCTGCCTGGCCCGGGCACCAGCTTCTTTACGGGTGGTATCATATCCATGGTGGGCGGCAACAGAACCTCCGGTTTTAAGGTACACGGGGCATGCTTTTTTGATTATCTCCGGCACTTCATAATGTCTGATGAAACCTCCGGAAGACTGGGGATTTTCCGTGTGGATATCCAGTGATATAGATAGGGATTCCCTTATGGCGGCCAGCATTGCTATCTGCAGATCCCTCACCGGATTAAATGAATCTGCCCCAATATCCTCCAGTAATCGTGCCGAAGCAGGATTTCCATGACCACAGTGGGCAGATACCTTGAAGTGAACATTTAAGGGTAATTCTCCTTCTTCACGCATTTTATTCAAAACCCAGAGAAGACCCTCATCATAAACCACTATACCCCTCACACCCAGTTCCACGGCCCTTCTAACATCTTCAATAGCATAGGTCAGGTTGTCATAACCACGGAGACGGTAACCGATCCGGGCCCCTTCCCGGGTCTGGGCGGTAGCACTGGTATCATAGGGAGCACGGGGACCCACACTTAAAAAGAGTTCCATCCGGGCATCACGGGCCAGGTCCATCATTTCCATAATTTCCCGGTCAGTGAGGAGCATAATTCCCTTGGTCTGTGTCACCCGGTGTACCTGAACCTCGTAATTATCTAAAGCAGCTATAAGGCCTTCCAATGATTCTGGTTTCTGAATACCAGGGACTTCAAATCGGTACTGAGCACCATCGGGAAATCTCCGGGGCGAATCGGGCAAAGGGTTAGATGGTCGGGTAATCCCAATCTTATTCAAAAATTCACTTGTGTCCATATATACTACTCCCACCTGTTGTTTAATCATAGATTTAACTTAATACTTAAGGATCGATTTTACTAAATGATGGATATTTAACCGTATTATTTATATTTACATCATTATTTATGCCTAATACTCATTTTACAAGGTATTTGAACTCATAATTAAGTGATTTCATTAATTCACTTAAATTTGAATTCTCTAAATCATCAATGACATCCAAAACCCTTAAATCAACCTTAGGATTCAGTTCATGGAACTTACCCAACAGTTCATCCTTGGTGAATGGGTTTTCAGGTTCTCCCTTAGCCAGATCAATCCTCTCCTGGTAAGAATGATTTAAAATTTTCAGGGTAACCTGTGAAGGTCTTTTTTGAGGGTAAAGCTGGTTGAATGTTTCAACACGCTTTATCTGGATCTTACGGGTAATCTCCCGGATTTTCTGGGCATCAACACTATCTTTACCCTGGAAAGCGGTGATTTCAATATCTTCAATATTTAAACCCCCCTTTAAAATTGCCAGGGCCATGCTCACTGGTAAACTCTGCCGGACACCCTCCACAGTTTCGGGATGATACTCCTCATGTTTAGCCGCAATATCATAGGTTTCAACAGTTATATCCTGGATATCCTGGATTTTAACATTTTTATTCTCCATAATATGGAGGGTGGCATCGAGGGAGGAATGTAAATGTCGGCAGACTGGATATTTTTTGAAGTAAACCCCTGAAATTTCAAAGTTTCCGGGAGTTGATTCCCAGGTTTCATCTTCAGGATCAGGGCATTTTTTTCCTGTACAATCACCCATGGCATTAAATAATCCTTCCATCCCTTCTAAAATGGTGTGGGCTCCGGTAAAACCTTTTATGGCCAGTAATGCTGACAGAACTCCAGATTGGGCTGCGCGACCGGCATGAAGGTGTTTGCCCATACTTCCAGCATGGTCTGATTCCAGTAATCCTGCAGCCTGGGTCCCGGCCAGTCCCAGGGTATTTAAAATTTCTTCTCCCTCAAGTTCTAATATTTTCGCTGCTGCTGCTGCTGCGCCAATGGTTCCACAGGTACCGGTGGTGTGGAAACCTTTCTGGCGGTGACCAGGGTTTACAATCTTGCCTAACCTTATGGCCACTTCGTATCCTACCACCAGGGACGTTATAAATTCCCTTCCCGACTTGTTACCTGATTCAGCCAGGGATAGTGCGGCGGGTATTACACAGGCCCCGGGATGAAGCTGGGCCAACCGGTGACCATCATCCAGGTCCAGGCAATGGGCAGAAACCCCGTTGGCCAGTGCGGCATCAGGGGCATGGGAGTTACTTCCTCCGATAACCGTGGATTTATCTCCCAGAGGTATGATATCTCTTATAATTTGTCCACTCTTGCTACGAGAACCTCGGAGTGAGACCCCTAAAAAATCCAGGAAGCATAACTTTGCCTGTTCAATAACTTCCGGGGGGAGGTCCTGATAGTTCAATGAACCAATGAATTCTGCAATATCTTGGGTGAACATGTTGTACCTCTAAGGAATTATGCATCTAAGGAATAAAAGTGGCCTCTAAGATTAACCTCTAAGATTAAAAGGGACTAAGATCAGGATTAATATTCCAAATCAACCCCTGACCAGGGGTTTGCTCAGATGTCTACGGGCAGAAGGAGGAACTTCATAAAAACCTTTACTTATGGTTCTTTTAACTTCTCTCTTTTCTCTAACTTCATCTTCCCCATCCCCACCTATTTTACTACCACATTTAGGACATTTATAACCTTTATTCTTCCCCGCGGACTTCATACGTTTTCCACATTC encodes:
- a CDS encoding ATP synthase subunit B codes for the protein MNANIKTREYTTVREVAGPLMIVEGVEGVAFNEIVDIETPNGDMRRGQVLEVKEDVAVVQVFEGTRDLNTATTKVRFTGETAKIGVSLDMLGRIFSGTGKPIDGGPEIIPEKELDINGSPMNPSAREFPAEFIQTGISTIDGMNTLVRGQKLPIFSGSGLPHNELAAQIARQAKVLAEESEFAVIFAAMGITHEEANYFMRDFERTGALERVTVFMNLADDPAIERIITPRMALTTAEYFAFEHNMHVLVILTDMTNYAEALREISAARDEVPGRRGYPGYMYTDLSSLYERAGRIVGKEGSITQVPILVMPQDDITHPIPDLTGYITEGQIVLSRELHRKGIYPPVDVLPSLSRLMSGGIGEGQTREDHSGVSDQLYSAYAEGRDLRDLMAVVGEEALTERDRKFLAFADDFEGKFITQNRDEDRSIQETLDLGWELMSLLPEAELKRVRAEHIPKYHPDHK
- a CDS encoding ATP synthase subunit A produces the protein MTAEGKIIKIAGPVITADGMRGTQMYEMVKVGDDKLIGEIIELEGDTATIQVYEETAGMKPGEAVESTGGPLSVELGPGIIGSIFDGIQRPLETIKLSVGDYIERGVDVPALPKDKKWTFKPIAKAGSEVKGGDILGEVQETSAVVQKIMVPPRVSGTLKSIVGEGQYTVVEDIAEVETPKGPVKVQMMQKWPVRVGRPYKDKLDPDIPLVTGQRAQDTFFPVAKGGTAAIPGPFGSGKTVTQQQLAKWADADIIVYVGCGERGNEMTEVLKEFPELEDPKTGKPLMDRTVLIANTSNMPVAAREACVYTGITIAEYFRDQGYDVALMADSTSRWAEAMREISGRLEEMPGEEGYPAYLASRLAQFYERAGRVNTVGTESKVASVSVVGAVSPPGGDLSEPVTQNTLRICKVFWALDASLADKRHFPSIDWLQSYSLYVDSVETWWEKTVGADWRASRDEAMALLQKESELQEIVQLVGPDALPDRERITLESTRMIREDFLQQNAYHEVDTYCSPTKQYQLLKTIILFQEQATAALERGAAAADLTDLPVKEEIGRMKFIPEDEFDAAIKDIQDKIVKQTSEV
- a CDS encoding V-type ATP synthase subunit F produces the protein MSSKIAVMADPDTVTGFMLGGIKDGFPVETEEAEAKLKELAKEYSIIITTEKIGDNIRETIDKISSESALPMIIEIPDKEGSVERESDPIRELIKRVIGVEMVE
- a CDS encoding V-type ATP synthase subunit C, which encodes MVEDITSLVTGLGFPSIEAFLAAVILVIAVFGAIVVISTIRPVLGMFPYTYPNARVRARIGRIFTEKQFQEIIEAGNIEEVKNYLRGFPDFAKYIDQYPLEKALDAQLAENYDLVARITPENSRDAFKFLLKKWDIKNIKSIIIAKEAGLSPEETMDLVVPFGDLADKLDTLIDADSINEVLSALEGTEYTPLLEDSIPTYQETGMLLPLEASLDKYLLENLLRTVSTPEDDNTSYLKNYVGNMVDGTNLKIILRAKVDGLKFEDIEPYMISDGYQIREWKLKDLMEAEDVAGVISGLEGTDYAPILAEAMATYNETGSIGAFESALDNHVDETAKKIALKNQFGIGPMIGFLSKKEKEIKNLKIIVRGKREEGYTPAMIKEMLV
- a CDS encoding V-type proton ATPase subunit E, translating into MSAGTEKIVSSIMSDAQIKAESILAEAEKEKESILSEGEAQAVAEKEKILENAEKQSQMRYQQIISEAKMNSRRMELEAREEVIEEAFNKAEEKLKELASSDASEYKTSLEKVIIEAGTEIRGGDMVVLVKESDVAKIKSSLPSIEKSISDKTGKPTKLEMGENINTIGGAILKTKNGEIEVNNTIEARMLRFKKSLRSEVAGILFK
- a CDS encoding ATP synthase subunit K (produces ATP from ADP in the presence of a proton gradient across the membrane; the K subunit is a nonenzymatic component which binds the dimeric form by interacting with the G and E subunits), whose translation is MVEVALGTALAAIGAGLAVGFAGLGSGLGQGIAAAGSVGAVAEDEDMFARGIIFTALPETQAIYGFLIAILLMVFTIMANKALPASLGLVAIGAGAAIGFAGLGSGMGQGITASSAVGAVVENEDMFARGIIFTALPETQAIYGFLIAILLMVFGGILAG